A single region of the Streptomyces caelestis genome encodes:
- a CDS encoding thioesterase II family protein, translated as MPERNPAPRWLISRRERPEAVLNLYVFAHAGGSAGEYLMWADDLPELRVWGVQLPGRSSRFAEPPYERLEPLVDDLTAQAAFDGPCVFLGHSFGALVAYETARALHHAGRPGPDHLLLSSCRPPHLLGTGRSSRTPLTDLSDDDLLAAVEERWGPLSEQARTDAGLRRMVLRTLRSDLSVLEAYEHRPGPPLPIPATLLCGAEESGQLDMDSWSEQLGRVQERLVLPGGHFYFRSDPRPLLDVIRATARSLAITAQTGATERCTT; from the coding sequence ATGCCCGAGAGAAACCCGGCGCCACGCTGGCTGATCAGCCGCCGGGAACGTCCCGAAGCGGTGCTGAATCTCTACGTCTTCGCCCACGCGGGCGGATCGGCCGGCGAGTACCTGATGTGGGCCGACGACCTGCCCGAGCTGCGCGTGTGGGGCGTCCAGCTCCCTGGCCGGTCCTCGCGGTTCGCCGAACCCCCCTACGAGCGGCTCGAGCCGCTCGTCGACGACCTGACCGCCCAGGCCGCCTTCGATGGCCCGTGCGTGTTCCTCGGACACAGCTTCGGCGCCCTGGTGGCCTACGAGACCGCTCGGGCCCTGCACCACGCGGGCCGCCCGGGCCCGGACCACCTCCTCCTCTCCTCCTGCCGGCCCCCGCACCTCCTCGGCACCGGCCGCTCGTCGCGCACGCCCCTGACGGACCTGTCCGACGACGACCTGCTCGCGGCGGTCGAGGAGCGCTGGGGGCCGCTGTCGGAGCAGGCCCGCACCGACGCGGGGCTGCGCCGCATGGTGCTGCGCACGCTGCGGTCGGACCTGAGCGTCCTGGAGGCGTACGAGCACCGGCCCGGGCCGCCCCTGCCCATCCCGGCGACGCTGCTGTGCGGGGCAGAGGAGAGCGGTCAGCTCGACATGGACAGCTGGAGCGAGCAGCTCGGCCGCGTCCAGGAACGGCTCGTCCTGCCCGGGGGCCACTTCTACTTCCGCTCCGACCCCAGGCCCCTCCTGGACGTCATCCGTGCAACGGCCCGGTCCCTGGCCATCACCGCACAGACGGGAGCAACCGAGCGATGCACCACCTGA